The DNA region ACGTTTGGGCATTTTGTTTCAAGGAGCAGGGTTAGGTCTGGCGCTGATTTTGTGAGAAAGAGAAGCTGATCGAAGGTCCTGTTTTTATTCTTTAAGGCCTCTAACACGGCATGAAGCCCATAAAGCCATACTTTCCCCGAAGAAGAGGAAAGATTTGGTTTTGAAGGTCTTGAAGAAAATTTTAACTTTTTGGTGCGGGACATGATAGCGTCTTTAAAAAGAAATTGGATGCAAATGGACGATAAGAGAAGCTTTCTAAATACCACGAATTTTTTAAAAGTGTATCAAAAAAAATAAAAAAAAGCTCTCTTGAAACTTTATGGATATATTTGATCGTAAAAAGATGAAAATCATTAAATTATAGCTAAAACATTTAAAAATTTTAGAAAATATTAATTTTTTCTTGAAAAATCTAAACGCTCATGCAATATCTAAAAAAAGATTAATGTGAGGTAAATAAAATGCTTTCTAAATTTTTAGATCCTAAAAATGATCTTGCTTTTAAAAGAATTTTTGGGACACCCCGAAATGCTGATATTCTTATTCATTTTTTAAATGATATTTTAAACCTAAAAGATCACCCTATTCAGACAGTTAAGTTTCTTAAATCTAATCAAGATCCAAAAATTGCTGCGGAACGACAGAGTATCGTTGATGTTTTATGTGAAGATGAAAAGCATGATAAATTTATCATTGAAATGCAAGTGGCCCGAGATCCGGGTTTTATAAAGCGTGCCCAATATTATGCCTCTAAAACATACATTAATCAACGTGATGATGGTGTAAAATATAAAGATCTTAAAAACGTAAGGTTTTTAGCCATATACGATGCAACGCTTTTTCCTCAAAAAAGCAATTATATCTCTCATCATGAGATGCGTGATATTAAAACACAAGAAAATGATCTTGATAGCTTTAAGTTTGTATTTTTAGAACTTGCGAAATTTACGGATCAAAAAGAAGATTTGAAAACGATTATACAAAAGTGGGCTTATTTTTTTAAACATGCATCTGAAACATCAGAAGAGGATTTGGCTCAGATTATTGGATCTGATGCTATTCTTGGAAAGGCTTATCATGAACTTGACCGTTTTGGGTGGAGCAAAGAAGAGCTCTTGGAATATGAGTCGGTAGATATGAAAATTGCTTCTGTGAAAGGAGCTCTTGAAGTCTCTTACTTAGAAGGTGAAGCAAAAGGACGTGCAGAAGGTGAGGCAAAAGGGCGTACAGAGGGTGAACTTTTAACTCTTAAAAAAACGGTTATGCAGATGGTTAAAGCTAAAATAAATAAGGATATCATTTCTCAAGTAACTGGCCTTACTGGTGAGAAAATTGAGGAAATTATAAAAGAAG from Pseudomonadota bacterium includes:
- a CDS encoding Rpn family recombination-promoting nuclease/putative transposase: MLSKFLDPKNDLAFKRIFGTPRNADILIHFLNDILNLKDHPIQTVKFLKSNQDPKIAAERQSIVDVLCEDEKHDKFIIEMQVARDPGFIKRAQYYASKTYINQRDDGVKYKDLKNVRFLAIYDATLFPQKSNYISHHEMRDIKTQENDLDSFKFVFLELAKFTDQKEDLKTIIQKWAYFFKHASETSEEDLAQIIGSDAILGKAYHELDRFGWSKEELLEYESVDMKIASVKGALEVSYLEGEAKGRAEGEAKGRTEGELLTLKKTVMQMVKAKINKDIISQVTGLTGEKIEEIIKEEENS